The Ornithinibacillus sp. 4-3 region TTTCGCTCAAAATCAAACGATATCGAAGATTCTCCCATATCAATGTTTGGTACAGCAATGTTGTTATACCCTGATAGGGATGAATCAGTAGTTGCCTTCTGTAAATAACTTTGAAAGTCACCATTTGCTGCTCCTTCGTCTCCACTGTATGCAAACAAGCCCAAATTAGCTAATTTTGTATCGAACTTTGCCATTGTTGATCTAAGCGCTGCATCTAGAGAACTTTCAATTTGACGTTCAGCAACTAAGATACGCATCGTATCAATAAAAAGTGCATTCATTAAGAAAACTGGCAAGATAATGATGATAGCGTAAATAGATACTGATCCACGGTTATTAAATAATAAATTTTTCATAATTTGTTTTATATTTCGCACATCAACTACCACCAAAAAAGTTTTTTATTGATTCCTTTGCCTTACCCATTACATCATCTAACCCAAATTCACTCCATAAATACTTTGAAAAATTATGCGTACGTATCAATTCAGGTGTTTCTGTAACTGTATGTGTGGAGGAAACTGTTATACTGTCACTTACCACACTTTTCATAAAAGATGGAATATATAAATTAGAAGTTGCTGTAACCTTTACTTCACCATCCAATATATTTGACTTATATTCCGATTTTAAAGTAACAGTACCATTATTAAACTTGGTTACTCTTCTCAGTTTGCCACCCGTGTTACCTGTAGATTGAAAGTCGTTCAAATTAAATAATGATAATAAATCAAACTCTTGAACTCGCCAATATAAGCCATCACTTTGATTTCCTGGCAAACCAGTATATGTTGATTTTCCAAATTCACCGGTAACAATGTCCTTCTGGGAGTTGTTCCACACATAGGCTAAATTTGTTGAAGCACGATGAGCAGAATAACTAGCTGTTCCTGTTTGAAAAAGAATGATACAAAAGAAAACACCGATTAAAGTAAAAATTAATAAAGAAGGGAAGACGAGTGACGATTCAATCGTGAAGGATCCTCGCTCATCTTTTAGAAAAATTTTCATTATAAACATCCCTTCATGTCCTTATTTAAAATCGGTTTGCGTTATTTCCCATTGTGCATAAGTAACAATTTGATCTGTTTCACTTCCATAAATTAAATGATACTCATCCGATTTTTTTGTGTCATAAACGGATACCATGGTAACTTCCTCACCTGGTGCGATTTCATCATCGATTGTTATTTCTTGCCCATCTTTAGTAATTTCCTCATCAAATGTTGATAACTGATGATTTAAACTGGCTGTATCTTCCTCACCAGCATATGGAGCTAAGGATGGTAGCATAATGTTGCTTAACGAATATGCTTCGTCACCTGTATTCTTAATTTTGGCAGTATATTTAACAAGCACTTCTTCCCATGCTTCTTGCACACCATTTTCATCTTCATATTCATCAATAAATTCAATGGATTCTGGTGTCACTTCCATTTGATAATTCTCTGACACATCTCCAGAAATAACGGTACCTGTTTCACCAAATTTTAAACCTGTTTGATGATCAACTGTTTCTTCTGATCCGTCATCTCCTTCTGTTTCATCCTCTGAATTTGCATCCTCTGTATTTTCGTCTTCTACATTTTCATCTTGCGAATTTTCATCTGTATTTGGCTCTTCACCAATTTCTGTATTTTCTTCTGGTTCCTCATTATCATTACTATCTGAACAAGCAGCTAATAGTAAAGATAAACTGAAAAGTGTAATGATTATCATTGATAGACGTTTTATTTTCACCATTCCATTTACATCCTTTCTATTACGCTAATAACTTATGATGTTTTTACCTTACATAAATAGAATATATGTAATCGTTTTATAGTTGTTCTTCCCAGTTATATGTCTTTTACATATTGTAAGAATTAAACTAAATATCTTCGGTTGAAATCTATTCTAAAATATCATTATCAATTCTATTGAATAAATTATTTGCCCATTGGCTAATCTTATCTTTAAACATAACTGCTATTACTACCAAAACAGATAAAATTAATAAAATCTCAATCGTTTCTAACCCTTCTTCATCTTTCCAAAAATCTTTTACAAAATTCATCATTAAAACACTCCTTATAAAATAATTTAAAATATTGCTATTGCAGGGTACGCAACAATTAGTAGGATAGCTACAAAGATAAGCATAATCGGGAATATTAGTTTTGAGGAAGCTTCTTCCCCTTTAACTCTAGTTAATGTCTTTCGCTTATCCCAAAGTGTAACCGATAATTCTTTTAAGGATTCTACTAATAATGCACCACCTTTTCTATAGTTCATCATTACAGTTGTAGTAAACACAGATACTTCTTGAATACTACATCGATAACTTAAATCTTTCATCACCTCCTGAAAGGAAACATTAGCATCCAATTTTGCTACCGCTTCATTTAATTCAAAATACAAGGGTGATTTTTGAATATTTGCCCTGTTTTGCAAGACACTCTTTTTCATTGCACCTTGTATCGTATCACCAGCATTGACTAACAAAATAACCTTATTTAGGAATTCTGGCATTTCCAAAATAATCGCATCTCTTCGTTCCTTTACTTTCTTTTCTAAATCCCTCACTAAGTAAACTGCAACAATGACAATAATAACTGCACCATAAACTAAGTTACTATAGCCTTCATCACCTAGCTCTACTAAAATAAGTGTCATCAATGTCATCAAATAAATTAGTGTAATAACTTTAGCCAGATAAATTTTTGTATAATCATTTGATAATTTACTTCCTTTAAGAATGATCATTTTCTGGTGAATAAAGTTAACTATTTTAGGGAACTTTTTATATATTTTAAGCTTATCAATGATTGCAAAAGCAAATGGAGAAAATCCAGGTAATGTTATGTCTTCTTTATAATTTTTTACAAAATCCGCATATATTTTTTTGTTTTTTAATACAACTAAGATTAATAAAACAAGCATTATTAAAATGATTATCCTCAATACCATGTGAATTCACTACTTTCAAGCTATTAAATTTTTATGTCCATGATTTTCTGGCTAATCAATAAACTTACTCCAATACTTGCAAGTGCAACCGTCATAATAACTGGTCCTGGAGTACCTAAACCATATAATGGAGCTACGTAATCTGGCGATGAAGTTTTCAAAAATAAGATCATTCCAATTGGCGCTATCGCCATAATTTTCGATTCAAACTTCTTTTGAGATACTAGTACACGAATATCTTGTTGAATTTCAATTTTGTCAGCTATAATATCTGCGGTTCTTTTAATAATTTCAACCAAGTCCCCACCAGTACGTTTACAAGTGATAAAAACATCTGCGAAATTCCGAATGTCGTCCAAGTTCGAACGATTTGCAAAATCGTCTATTGCTCTTTCTACTATTTCTCCATTAGCAATTCTTCGCGTAATTAATTCAAATTCTTGAATAATATACGTGTTTTTATCTGGATATAGTAATTTAAGATCTTTTAATGCTTCTTTGAATGCATTTTCTATTGATTGCCCTGCAGCAAGTGAAGATGCCAATGATGCTATTGCCTCTTTAAATTGAAGATTCAATTCATTTTGCCGTTTAGCAATAAGGTTTTTCTTTTTAAATCTCGGATAAAAGATTCCAGTTGCAGAGAGAATCGCCGAGAAAATAATACTATCGTAAAATAAATAGGCAATTCCAAAAATCACTATAGCTGCGAAAATCGTATATTTTATTTTCTCTTTGATCGTCAAGTTATACACTGCATAATCAATTAGCAGCTCTCCGCCAAGTGTACGTTTCCTAATTGCAGAAATAGTTTTCTGACGTTTTTGGAATTCGTCTTTTCCTATCTTTTTTTGTTGACGGCTGTTCATTATTCTACGAAATATAATAATGCCTAACAGGATAACAATTGCTATGGAACCTATTATTTTATCCATTTCCATAGTATTCGCCTACTTTCTATTTACCCTATTAAGTGTTTCAAGTATTTGTGATTTTCCTGCCTGTTTTATTTTACTAATGGAATGAAACTTTGCTTCTGTTCGTTCCAAATGCCCAAGTACTTTTCCATTTTCATCCTCACCTGATTCTCGAAACACAAATAAATCCGATAACTTTACTTCTCCATCTTC contains the following coding sequences:
- a CDS encoding TadE/TadG family type IV pilus assembly protein yields the protein MKIFLKDERGSFTIESSLVFPSLLIFTLIGVFFCIILFQTGTASYSAHRASTNLAYVWNNSQKDIVTGEFGKSTYTGLPGNQSDGLYWRVQEFDLLSLFNLNDFQSTGNTGGKLRRVTKFNNGTVTLKSEYKSNILDGEVKVTATSNLYIPSFMKSVVSDSITVSSTHTVTETPELIRTHNFSKYLWSEFGLDDVMGKAKESIKNFFGGS
- a CDS encoding Flp1 family type IVb pilin, which produces MNFVKDFWKDEEGLETIEILLILSVLVVIAVMFKDKISQWANNLFNRIDNDILE
- a CDS encoding type II secretion system F family protein; this translates as MLVLLILVVLKNKKIYADFVKNYKEDITLPGFSPFAFAIIDKLKIYKKFPKIVNFIHQKMIILKGSKLSNDYTKIYLAKVITLIYLMTLMTLILVELGDEGYSNLVYGAVIIVIVAVYLVRDLEKKVKERRDAIILEMPEFLNKVILLVNAGDTIQGAMKKSVLQNRANIQKSPLYFELNEAVAKLDANVSFQEVMKDLSYRCSIQEVSVFTTTVMMNYRKGGALLVESLKELSVTLWDKRKTLTRVKGEEASSKLIFPIMLIFVAILLIVAYPAIAIF
- a CDS encoding type II secretion system F family protein gives rise to the protein MDKIIGSIAIVILLGIIIFRRIMNSRQQKKIGKDEFQKRQKTISAIRKRTLGGELLIDYAVYNLTIKEKIKYTIFAAIVIFGIAYLFYDSIIFSAILSATGIFYPRFKKKNLIAKRQNELNLQFKEAIASLASSLAAGQSIENAFKEALKDLKLLYPDKNTYIIQEFELITRRIANGEIVERAIDDFANRSNLDDIRNFADVFITCKRTGGDLVEIIKRTADIIADKIEIQQDIRVLVSQKKFESKIMAIAPIGMILFLKTSSPDYVAPLYGLGTPGPVIMTVALASIGVSLLISQKIMDIKI